The region tcgtAACAATATCACGGTTTGTCTGTTTTAGTGTCGAGGTTGGGGTGAGTTGTGGAATAGACATGTAGGTATTGCACAGAAAGATGCGGAGGATTTGGGCTTTTCGGAAGGTCAGTGGAGCTGTGCCTTACAAAGGTCGAAGCCTGCCCCCTTGTGGAGCTTTCAAAGATATGCGTCACTAGAATTGTAAAGAAACCGCTTGGTTTAAGAGCAAATTACCTCTCACAACAACTGAGAGGCTTGCTCAGTTTTCAAAATGCTCAAATAATTGGCAATAATCCAGCTAAAAGTGATGTCCTGCCGTAGCTGGGGTAAAACCAACAGTAATAATTGCAAATCTTGATTGATAGCACCCAATAAGCCTGAAATGAACGACACTGGTTGAATCGGTTTGGGATTGTGGCAGAAAAGGTGGACTGCATTTTGATCCGGTCATGAAACAGTGTTCCGCTTAGCTCCATTAATGTTAATGTGACAACCATCTCAAATTTGCGCAGCAAAACGCATGAAATCATCAGAATCTACCCTCAGAAACtgattaaatgttgcaattataaaCGATGTGAAATGGAAACAATAGGAATTCTATCTGAGTTACGTGCCATGGAATGCATTCGGGTCAAAGTAAATTTCACGGCTAAAGACCTCATTACACTGTTGATCCAGTTACTTTCCCGGAATCCCTGCCCTTCTTATCAGGTTTCTGGAAATGACAGTGCATTAATTGGCTGTTTCCCCTGCATTCACATGTAGAATGTCAGCGCGGAGACGCGAATTAGGAAGGACCTGAACATGTGTTGGGCGCTACAAGGAAATATGAAATGAGCCCTTGGTCTGGCAATGATTTCTTTAGTTTCGATTATTGTGGATTGTGAATTTAACAGGAAATTGAGAGGAGGCGATTTTTGCTCCGGAAACCTTAATAAAACAACTCGAACCGGACCCTACACTGAACATCAAATAAACAGACAGCAGCTATTTTCGCGCCTGATAATAAGAACTCACCTCAGCAGGTCATTAACTGAACTTTGAAAAATGAAATTATGCTCGGCTTTTGGCAACTTCTTAAAAAATCTTTGTATACGACTGCTGTCTGTTTATCAAATGCAGCAACTTTTAAAACAGTCCATATTATTTCATGAAGAACCCCAAATCTTCCTGTCTCGGAGTTGTGTAAATAATTGCAAGCCACGTAGAAACAGCGAGTGTGAATGTAACTGGAGAAATGGGAAAAGGTCTGTTTCAGGTGTGGGTGGAAAGAGAACCCCTCATATTTGTAAGGAGCAATGTTTAGTTCCAACGAAGACGAATAAAGCGGATGGGAAAGGTGTGATGGAGAGGCACAGACACCCAAAGGCAATCAAATTAATAAAACCAAACAACGGaaaagaaatggggagggggggggggaatctgGTGAATAAAGGACATCTCCCCAGGTTGAGCTATGTTCCAGGAAGAGAAATCAATTTCTACTGAAGGGAGTTAACAAGGGAACCGGTCTCGTGCTATGAAATAGTTGGGGTAAAGTTCGCATTTTGAACTCTGGTTGAAGTCTGTCCTGTTtgtagtgtgtgcgtgtgtgtgtgaaaggcacCGCACGAATCCCCATCATTGATTCCAACTGTGGCcatatccccctccccctcccaataCTAGTTTTCCTCGGGATCCAGTGCAGAAACCCAGGACCTGTCACATCACTGGCTTCCTGCCGGCGCTTTAAGGTGATTCTGATGTCATTTGCtacattgagtttaaaagcagcgCAATGGGTTCAGAGGCGGGAGAGCGATCCCGCTGATTTCCAGGAGAAGCTCCCAGCTCCAGCCCCCGGGTTAGGGATGGGCACCAACATTCTCAGCTGCGTCGCCGTGTACTTCGCCGTCTCCCTCGGGGCTTCACTGGTCAGGTCAACTCCTCTGGTGAGGACGGATTCAGGAGCTCAGCTGGAACGGGACTGGGGTCAGCAGATCCGACTTAAGCACCTGTACATGGAAGGCAACAGCAGGCACTTACAGATCAATCCTGATGGACATATTGACAGCTCGAACTCCCAGAACTTTTACAGTAAGTCTCATTTCTCTCAAGTCTGCATGCGGCATGGCCCTGGCAAAgaaaattctttcttttcttctacATTTCATTCTATTTACATCATGTCATGATGCAATATCAGAGTATTATGTTTGGAATTATTTGATGGGTATAGTTTTATAATAGCACGTGGCTATAATCTGTAATCATGAGGTTTCTGGTCTCCTTTTCTCTAACAAACAAAACCCATGACAGTCCCAAAAGCTGGTTCAGTTTCAGCTCCCAACTTTCAACTATGTCATTTTGCTTGTAAAGGTGAATCTGCGTTCTTTCATTTTTCTTACTGTATCGAACAATTCTAATAACTGCAACGAATTGAGCGGATCGTTTGAACGTTTCCTTTTAGAACTGCTGTCCTTGAAAAGTGATGAATCACTGATGGGATGATAGCGTGGCGTGCACTCACTTTGCAGGATGTTACAGGATAAAAGTTGGGTCGCGGCCACTCGTTACTGAGCTCCCTCCCTCCGTGCTTTCACGATGCCGCGCAGAAAGAGGCAGTTCGGCCCGTCGTGACCATGACAGCCCTTTGAAAAAGAACTTGCCAAACAGACACCCCTTTTCCAGA is a window of Stegostoma tigrinum isolate sSteTig4 chromosome 25, sSteTig4.hap1, whole genome shotgun sequence DNA encoding:
- the LOC125463358 gene encoding fibroblast growth factor 19-like, with amino-acid sequence MRRIWAFRKCVRVCVKGTARIPIIDSNCGHIPLPLPILVFLGIQCRNPGPVTSLASCRRFKVILMSFATLSLKAAQWVQRRESDPADFQEKLPAPAPGLGMGTNILSCVAVYFAVSLGASLVRSTPLVRTDSGAQLERDWGQQIRLKHLYMEGNSRHLQINPDGHIDSSNSQNFYTLLEIKAVEPGHVVIRGVRTGRYLCMDTEGSIFGSMTYREDDCNFKEEQLQTFYNVYHSPRHKMVLSLSLDKRPFIPNRELPPLSMFLPRENELPTTMHSRRNPERDTNDTDPFEMRTGQLASPKLSRIGRG